The genomic region CCCCCAGGGAAAGGCCGTCATGGGGGCGCTCAAGGCCCTCTCCTTCGACGAGGTGCGCGAGGTGCGCATCGGCAAGCTCATCGAGATCGAGCTCGACGGCGCCTCGCGCGAAGAGGAGGAGGCGAGACTGCGCGAGATGTGCGAAAAGCTCCTCGCCAACCCCGTGATGGAAGACTTCGGCATCGAGATAGAGGACTGA from Deltaproteobacteria bacterium harbors:
- the purS gene encoding phosphoribosylformylglycinamidine synthase subunit PurS, producing MKARVYVTLKKGVLDPQGKAVMGALKALSFDEVREVRIGKLIEIELDGASREEEEARLREMCEKLLANPVMEDFGIEIED